In a genomic window of Mucilaginibacter sp. KACC 22063:
- a CDS encoding S8 family peptidase produces MPFFCVFIANAQKSRDNFAVAYRADLNDTAAANTYLIKHTAGTKPIYGKILKVIDAEHYIISSDEQIIFNKNVLSAEKANNLWKASDELVSTLQKHPSQTKPVTLLLRQDDSKLIERLKGSGTILSQLKNQVTINLKLRDLTKILAEKDIAFAFTPRKAKEELVINDIDLGVNSISAVADNFTDLNGSGINVCVKENKYDDDLDLLGRSFSSFPAAAFTTGHATTMATLIGGNGNSFIKGLGAAPQVRFTSSDFANLSPDSISTFKKYNVYLQNHSYGTGIENFYGLEAVQYDDQIYHNDSVVHVFSAGNIGTTQPQTGLYTSLTAANLSGTFKQAKNVIVVGGTDRKNIYQNLSSAGPTYDGRLKPELVADGEDGTSGAAALVSGTVALMQQQYKKQYKSMPSAALIKSVLINSADDIGTLHPDYQTGYGKLNALEAVRTISDGRVISGNINNNQQQNYTITVPAQCALLKVSMAWNDPPAEINAASALVNDLNLTITTPDGKLIHPWVLSTYPATDSLNAVAKQGIDSLNNTEQVTIQNPVAGTYTIHVTGKIKNATSQAFYIAHQETIANKFEWTYPSGNDQLFDDDDNYLRWQSSFSPASGKISVSYDNGLNWTELASANLNDGYYVWNAPDVFTKAILKMDVNGQSYISKPFTISKPLTIDVGYNCTDGTQLHWNPQPGSSAYTIYSIKDNVLTKLTTAADTMIVIPSAQQTSAYFAVSAQGDGFEGLKSYTINATTQGVGCYVRNLIANVQNNQIVLSLQIGTTTGLQTITWEKLGPLNQYKPIGSTTASQSLDYTFTDPSPQKGTNYYRTRFTTIDGKNYYSDIANATFLSDNQFVVYPNPVSSQVNIISGSINNYEFKLYDTTGKLYITRTLDNLQNSFQINVSPGLYVYTIRLNGKTIYSGKLIKI; encoded by the coding sequence ATGCCCTTTTTTTGTGTATTTATTGCAAATGCACAAAAAAGCCGTGATAATTTTGCTGTAGCCTACCGGGCAGATCTCAACGATACTGCCGCAGCAAATACTTACCTGATTAAACATACAGCCGGCACAAAGCCAATATATGGAAAAATATTAAAGGTGATTGATGCCGAGCATTACATTATATCATCTGACGAACAGATAATATTTAACAAAAATGTTTTGTCGGCCGAGAAAGCCAACAACCTATGGAAAGCCAGCGACGAGTTGGTATCAACTTTACAAAAACACCCTTCACAGACTAAACCTGTAACGCTACTGCTTAGGCAGGATGATAGTAAGTTAATTGAGAGATTAAAAGGCTCGGGAACCATCCTGTCCCAATTAAAAAATCAGGTCACGATAAATTTAAAACTTCGGGACCTGACAAAAATTTTAGCTGAAAAAGACATTGCATTTGCATTTACGCCACGTAAGGCAAAAGAAGAATTAGTTATTAACGACATTGATCTTGGTGTAAATAGCATAAGCGCAGTTGCTGATAACTTTACCGATTTAAATGGCTCGGGCATTAATGTTTGTGTTAAAGAAAACAAGTATGATGACGACCTCGACCTATTAGGCCGTTCATTTTCTTCATTTCCGGCAGCGGCTTTTACCACCGGGCATGCCACTACTATGGCTACGCTCATCGGTGGAAACGGAAACTCCTTTATCAAAGGCTTAGGCGCAGCACCACAAGTGAGGTTTACCTCATCAGATTTCGCCAATCTTTCTCCGGACAGTATCTCAACCTTTAAAAAATATAACGTCTATCTGCAAAATCACTCGTATGGCACAGGCATCGAAAACTTTTATGGCCTTGAAGCCGTACAATATGACGACCAGATTTATCATAACGATTCTGTAGTTCATGTATTTTCAGCAGGAAATATAGGCACCACACAGCCGCAAACCGGCTTGTACACCAGCTTAACTGCGGCAAACCTATCAGGCACATTTAAGCAAGCCAAAAACGTGATTGTTGTAGGCGGAACTGACAGAAAGAATATCTATCAAAACCTAAGCTCTGCAGGACCCACTTATGACGGCCGACTAAAACCAGAATTGGTAGCCGACGGCGAAGATGGCACATCAGGCGCTGCGGCACTTGTATCGGGTACGGTAGCCTTAATGCAGCAGCAATACAAAAAACAGTATAAGAGCATGCCATCAGCCGCGCTTATTAAAAGTGTACTGATCAATTCGGCCGATGATATTGGCACACTACACCCAGATTATCAAACAGGCTACGGTAAACTTAACGCGTTGGAAGCTGTAAGAACAATTTCCGACGGCCGGGTAATTAGCGGTAATATCAATAATAACCAACAGCAAAATTATACCATCACAGTACCTGCACAATGCGCCTTATTAAAAGTTTCAATGGCATGGAATGATCCACCGGCGGAAATTAATGCGGCATCGGCATTGGTGAATGATCTTAACTTAACCATAACAACACCAGACGGTAAGCTGATCCATCCGTGGGTCTTAAGCACCTACCCTGCTACCGATTCATTGAATGCTGTTGCCAAACAAGGCATCGATAGTTTAAACAATACCGAGCAGGTTACAATACAAAACCCTGTGGCGGGCACTTACACCATACACGTTACGGGTAAAATTAAGAATGCCACATCGCAAGCTTTTTATATTGCCCACCAGGAAACTATTGCCAATAAATTTGAATGGACATATCCATCGGGTAACGACCAGCTTTTTGATGATGATGATAATTACCTGCGCTGGCAAAGTTCGTTTTCGCCTGCATCAGGAAAAATCAGCGTCAGTTATGATAATGGACTTAACTGGACAGAATTAGCAAGCGCCAACCTGAATGACGGTTACTATGTTTGGAATGCCCCTGATGTATTTACCAAGGCTATTTTGAAAATGGACGTAAATGGCCAATCTTATATCAGTAAGCCTTTTACCATATCCAAACCACTAACAATTGATGTAGGCTATAACTGTACAGATGGTACACAATTGCATTGGAATCCGCAACCCGGAAGTTCTGCTTATACCATTTATTCTATTAAAGATAATGTCTTAACCAAGCTGACCACCGCGGCAGACACCATGATTGTTATACCCTCTGCACAGCAAACATCTGCCTACTTTGCTGTAAGTGCACAGGGAGACGGCTTTGAAGGTTTAAAAAGCTATACCATAAATGCGACAACGCAAGGGGTGGGCTGCTATGTAAGAAATCTGATTGCCAATGTCCAAAACAATCAAATTGTACTGAGCTTGCAGATCGGCACAACAACCGGGCTACAAACTATCACCTGGGAAAAATTGGGTCCGTTAAACCAATACAAACCCATTGGATCTACAACGGCGAGCCAAAGCCTCGATTATACTTTCACTGATCCTTCGCCGCAAAAGGGCACTAATTATTACAGGACAAGGTTTACCACTATTGATGGTAAAAACTATTATTCTGATATAGCTAATGCTACTTTTTTATCTGACAACCAGTTTGTGGTTTATCCCAACCCGGTGAGCAGCCAAGTGAATATCATTAGCGGCAGCATTAACAATTACGAGTTTAAATTGTATGATACCACGGGCAAACTTTATATCACCCGGACCTTAGATAACCTGCAAAATTCATTTCAGATCAACGTTAGTCCGGGTTTATATGTGTATACAATCAGATTAAATGGCAAAACCATTTATTCAGGTAAACTCATCAAGATTTAA
- a CDS encoding glycosyltransferase family 2 protein, with protein MIKPVCVILVNYNTPKHTTDCISSILANCDNQLFDIVVVDNASHDDSLQLLQQTFPQLHYIPNTQNLGFAEGNNVGLRYSIDKGYTYSLVINTDTIVEEDIISALKQHLDTFQKAGAVQPAIYWLHNRTQLWNGPGSFSKLIGDIKSDKSQSAQKSTDTIKQVDWITGCCMFIRNSALIKSGLFNKQFFLYYEDVELSFRIKNAGYELHYLPSVKILHEAGASGKTKQKAEEGYLNPVIHYYISRNRIWFLRRYGAAAFYPIYVIGSGTYYLALLTYLKIRGRNKKVNNLLKGLKDGLFTPQSVIWPNN; from the coding sequence ATGATAAAGCCTGTTTGTGTTATCCTGGTTAATTATAATACGCCCAAGCATACTACAGATTGTATAAGCTCGATACTGGCCAACTGTGATAACCAGTTATTTGATATTGTGGTGGTGGATAATGCTTCGCATGATGATTCGCTTCAGTTACTGCAACAAACTTTTCCGCAGCTTCACTATATTCCAAATACCCAAAATCTTGGCTTTGCCGAAGGCAACAACGTAGGTTTAAGATACAGCATCGATAAGGGATATACTTATTCGCTGGTTATTAATACTGACACCATTGTTGAAGAAGATATTATCAGTGCATTAAAACAGCATTTAGACACCTTTCAAAAAGCCGGTGCCGTGCAACCTGCCATTTACTGGCTGCATAACAGAACGCAATTATGGAACGGCCCTGGTTCTTTCAGCAAACTAATTGGCGATATCAAGTCTGATAAAAGCCAAAGCGCACAAAAAAGTACTGATACAATTAAGCAGGTTGACTGGATTACCGGTTGCTGCATGTTCATTAGAAACAGCGCCCTGATTAAATCAGGCTTATTCAATAAGCAGTTCTTTCTATATTATGAAGATGTCGAGCTATCATTCCGCATAAAAAATGCGGGCTATGAACTGCATTATTTACCATCTGTAAAAATACTACATGAGGCAGGCGCATCCGGTAAAACCAAACAGAAAGCAGAAGAAGGTTATTTAAATCCGGTGATCCACTATTATATCAGCCGTAACCGTATTTGGTTTTTAAGGCGATATGGAGCAGCGGCTTTCTACCCTATTTATGTAATTGGCAGCGGCACATATTACCTGGCATTACTTACCTATCTTAAAATAAGAGGCAGGAATAAAAAGGTCAACAACTTACTAAAGGGTTTAAAAGATGGACTTTTTACGCCACAAAGCGTAATTTGGCCCAATAATTAA
- a CDS encoding O-antigen ligase family protein — MASFIVAVREIFKGNKAAFLVFLIFGLSIYTTAMSVAYTIGLKTFIPFFQFFKEILVLCLLGASLFSLKTRPRFHLIDYLIFTFLALTVVYAILPIGEQTLVQRLLALKSISFFIIVYFAGRFINIKDVYINKYFSYVGVLAIAAGIVCFFEVLFNQNLQTITGYADYVYYFFNFEPSGTFGLSTTFESEGGFRRFASFFANPLEHAAASILALSLLLALYTQDDNRFKFSTASMATIGATFFSILFALSRAPLASYFLVVYVYALITRKKLITQSIHLGVILVACYFLYLFSRMDNKVDGLTEVVMNTIDFSNPSSVGHILQWVEGIMAIAQHPFGMGLGTSGRVAGSLGDNTGGENQFIIIGVQAGVIALVLYLVIFVMFVKQGLKWQRILKGKERKICLAVLLFKIGFLIPLFTSELESSSYISYMNWFLSGLLISTIMQYRGELTYQNADRESYTEVKE; from the coding sequence TTGGCTTCCTTTATTGTAGCGGTAAGGGAAATTTTCAAGGGTAACAAAGCTGCATTCCTCGTTTTCCTGATATTTGGCTTGTCGATATACACCACGGCAATGTCTGTGGCCTATACTATAGGGCTAAAAACGTTCATCCCGTTTTTCCAGTTTTTTAAAGAGATACTCGTACTTTGTTTACTTGGGGCAAGCTTATTTTCTTTAAAAACCCGACCCCGGTTCCATCTTATCGACTATCTAATATTTACTTTTTTAGCACTAACGGTAGTCTATGCCATACTGCCCATTGGCGAGCAGACCTTAGTTCAAAGATTACTGGCGTTAAAAAGTATCTCCTTTTTTATCATCGTTTATTTCGCAGGCAGGTTTATTAATATTAAAGACGTTTACATCAATAAATACTTCAGTTATGTAGGCGTATTGGCTATTGCAGCAGGAATAGTTTGTTTTTTTGAAGTATTATTTAATCAAAACCTGCAAACCATAACCGGCTATGCCGATTATGTGTATTACTTTTTTAATTTTGAACCCAGCGGAACATTCGGGTTAAGTACCACTTTCGAGTCGGAAGGTGGATTTCGCAGATTTGCCAGCTTTTTTGCCAATCCGCTCGAACATGCTGCGGCAAGCATACTTGCCTTATCGCTACTGCTGGCTTTATACACACAGGACGACAACCGCTTCAAATTCAGCACAGCTTCAATGGCGACTATCGGTGCTACATTCTTTTCCATACTTTTTGCGCTTTCGCGTGCGCCGCTGGCCAGTTATTTTTTAGTGGTATATGTTTACGCACTGATCACCAGGAAAAAGTTGATTACCCAAAGCATACACCTGGGCGTTATCCTTGTGGCATGCTATTTTTTATACCTGTTCTCAAGAATGGATAACAAGGTAGATGGCTTAACTGAGGTGGTGATGAACACCATAGACTTTAGTAATCCCTCGAGTGTGGGTCACATTTTACAATGGGTAGAAGGTATCATGGCTATTGCTCAGCACCCTTTCGGAATGGGCTTAGGGACATCGGGCCGTGTAGCGGGGTCATTAGGTGATAATACAGGCGGCGAAAACCAATTTATTATTATTGGTGTTCAGGCTGGTGTAATTGCCCTTGTTTTATACCTAGTTATTTTTGTGATGTTTGTTAAACAAGGTTTAAAGTGGCAGCGCATATTAAAAGGTAAGGAAAGAAAGATATGCCTGGCCGTTTTACTTTTTAAGATTGGGTTTTTAATACCGCTGTTTACGTCCGAATTAGAATCATCTTCTTATATTTCATATATGAACTGGTTCTTATCGGGCTTGTTAATATCAACAATAATGCAATACAGGGGCGAACTAACATATCAAAATGCTGATAGAGAAAGTTATACGGAAGTTAAAGAATAA
- a CDS encoding acyltransferase encodes MLIEKVIRKLKNNPDYKWESPYTTRDLIAISWVRLWQAIRGLCLKPFMKRSSGLVFLGRQVKVRHAYQIEAGKNLILEDNVFVNALSFNGVKFGDHVSIGRNSTLLGTGIVSHKGIGITIGSRTGINAGAYLGGQGGITIGDDVIMGPNVQIFSENHNFSDPDIIIKEQGLTRSGVIIGSNCWIGGGATILDGVTVGNGCVIAAGSVVNKSVPDNSIVAGVPARIIKSRI; translated from the coding sequence ATGCTGATAGAGAAAGTTATACGGAAGTTAAAGAATAACCCTGATTACAAATGGGAAAGCCCTTACACTACCCGCGACCTGATTGCTATTTCGTGGGTACGTTTATGGCAGGCTATCCGCGGCTTGTGTTTAAAGCCCTTTATGAAACGGTCGTCAGGACTGGTTTTCCTAGGCCGTCAGGTAAAAGTAAGACATGCCTACCAGATTGAAGCAGGCAAAAATCTGATACTTGAAGATAACGTTTTCGTTAATGCACTTTCTTTCAACGGTGTAAAATTCGGCGACCATGTATCCATTGGCCGTAACTCTACGCTTTTGGGTACGGGCATTGTTTCGCATAAAGGGATAGGTATTACCATAGGCAGCAGAACCGGAATTAATGCCGGGGCTTATTTAGGCGGCCAGGGTGGTATCACCATTGGCGATGATGTAATTATGGGGCCTAACGTTCAGATCTTTTCTGAGAACCACAACTTTTCGGATCCCGACATCATTATCAAAGAACAGGGGCTTACCCGTAGTGGCGTAATCATCGGCAGTAATTGCTGGATAGGCGGCGGCGCAACCATTTTGGATGGGGTAACTGTTGGCAACGGTTGTGTAATTGCAGCAGGAAGCGTCGTAAATAAATCCGTACCTGATAATTCTATTGTTGCAGGCGTACCTGCAAGGATAATTAAAAGCAGGATCTGA
- a CDS encoding glycosyltransferase family 4 protein: MPKPLTIGVDIRDLRVSKTGMKTYLEELCREFKQLETNDLKFKFIDVNIPVFEQKNAFFKYLEHLRYHTWKQVILPLKAFMKGCDVLICTDNFAPVINLGFRTVPVFHDAFFFESPENYGKLWLWLYHKTAIPAARRSLFVVTPTNYAKDQIKKYTHLSDEKLKVIYEGPKLLKAERKNKQSLLSEYQLKPHQYLLHVGSMFKRKNIPALINAFVKLKDTGYAEMKLVLVGSISTNRFDNDHDLILDTIKKSKFRPDIFITGYLTDDQIDELYTNALAYVFPSLNEGFGIPVLEAFEHHLPVLVADNTCLPEVGGNAVLSFNPFDTDDIAYKIKKVIDVPQLRADMIEKGNERIKAFSWRKTALGFIEAIRNSI; the protein is encoded by the coding sequence ATGCCTAAGCCTCTAACTATCGGTGTAGATATACGTGATCTGCGGGTTTCTAAAACCGGCATGAAAACTTATTTGGAAGAATTATGCCGTGAGTTTAAGCAACTGGAGACCAATGATCTGAAATTTAAATTTATAGACGTCAACATTCCGGTATTTGAACAGAAAAATGCATTTTTCAAATACCTTGAACATTTGAGATACCATACCTGGAAACAGGTGATCTTACCCTTAAAAGCCTTTATGAAGGGATGCGACGTTTTGATCTGCACCGACAACTTCGCTCCTGTTATCAATTTGGGATTTAGAACAGTGCCTGTGTTTCACGATGCATTCTTCTTTGAGTCGCCGGAAAACTACGGTAAATTGTGGTTGTGGCTTTATCACAAAACGGCTATACCAGCCGCAAGGCGGTCTTTATTTGTAGTAACGCCTACAAATTACGCTAAAGACCAGATCAAGAAATATACCCACTTATCAGACGAAAAACTAAAGGTAATTTACGAAGGTCCTAAGCTGCTGAAAGCTGAAAGGAAAAATAAACAAAGCCTATTATCAGAATATCAGCTAAAGCCGCATCAATATTTGTTGCATGTAGGGTCAATGTTTAAGCGAAAGAACATTCCCGCGTTAATCAACGCTTTCGTCAAATTGAAGGATACCGGCTATGCCGAAATGAAATTAGTTTTGGTAGGATCAATAAGTACTAACAGGTTCGATAACGACCATGATCTGATTCTGGATACTATTAAAAAAAGTAAATTTAGACCAGATATTTTCATCACGGGCTATTTGACCGATGATCAGATCGACGAGTTATATACCAATGCGCTGGCATATGTTTTTCCATCTTTAAATGAAGGATTCGGAATACCTGTTTTAGAAGCTTTTGAGCACCATTTACCTGTACTGGTTGCAGATAACACCTGCCTGCCAGAAGTTGGCGGCAATGCAGTTCTATCTTTTAATCCTTTTGATACTGATGATATCGCTTATAAGATTAAAAAAGTAATTGATGTCCCTCAACTGCGTGCGGATATGATAGAAAAAGGAAACGAACGCATTAAAGCATTTTCATGGCGTAAAACAGCGCTCGGTTTTATAGAAGCCATCCGCAACAGCATTTAG
- a CDS encoding glycosyltransferase produces the protein MRIAAFGFRTIPPTKGAAGADKFALELFPRLVKLGHSVVAYNRRYPDVFVDITNYKGVQVKTIKTVRRSGFDTLLHSFKCTWDIIVNNTADIVHIQNGGNSIWALPLRLFGKKVFISQDGVDWKRDKWPWYGKLYLKISAYITAHVPNQIIFDNVIAKRLFEERFKKQYRFIPFGSEVEPVKKPDDVLNKHNLEKGGYYLFVGRFIPDKGLHYLVPAFKAAKTNKKLVLIGGSPNPSPYEQEIFNMGNESIIFPGFVYGEDVNALMLNSYCYIQPSDVEGLSPVVLTVMGLNVPLIVSNIEENIYVVEDTAIKFKKGSIQSLTEQINYCEEHYPEMLELAKHAQQRALSVFNWDKVAEEHVRVFSEN, from the coding sequence ATGCGTATTGCCGCTTTTGGCTTCCGGACGATACCTCCAACAAAAGGTGCGGCCGGAGCCGACAAATTTGCTCTTGAACTTTTCCCGCGTCTTGTAAAACTTGGCCATTCAGTAGTGGCTTACAATCGCCGTTACCCTGACGTGTTTGTTGATATAACAAATTACAAAGGGGTTCAGGTTAAAACTATTAAAACCGTAAGACGGTCTGGCTTTGATACGTTGCTGCATTCTTTTAAATGTACATGGGATATTATTGTAAATAATACGGCAGATATTGTCCATATACAAAATGGCGGTAATAGTATATGGGCGCTTCCTTTAAGATTATTTGGTAAAAAGGTATTTATCAGCCAGGATGGTGTGGATTGGAAACGCGATAAGTGGCCGTGGTATGGTAAATTATATCTGAAAATATCAGCCTATATCACTGCGCATGTACCTAACCAGATCATATTTGACAATGTAATAGCCAAGCGGCTTTTCGAAGAACGATTTAAAAAGCAATATCGCTTTATTCCATTTGGCAGTGAGGTAGAGCCCGTTAAAAAACCTGACGACGTATTGAATAAACATAATCTTGAAAAAGGCGGTTATTATCTTTTCGTAGGGCGTTTTATTCCAGACAAGGGACTGCATTATTTAGTGCCTGCTTTTAAGGCAGCTAAAACCAATAAAAAGCTGGTTTTGATCGGTGGTTCGCCTAACCCTTCTCCTTATGAACAGGAGATATTTAATATGGGAAATGAAAGTATTATTTTCCCGGGCTTTGTATATGGCGAAGATGTTAACGCTTTAATGCTTAATTCATACTGTTACATTCAGCCATCAGATGTGGAAGGCTTATCGCCGGTCGTTTTAACAGTAATGGGTTTAAATGTGCCATTAATCGTAAGCAACATCGAAGAGAATATCTACGTGGTAGAAGATACCGCCATCAAATTTAAAAAGGGCAGTATTCAATCGTTAACAGAGCAGATCAATTATTGCGAAGAGCACTATCCGGAGATGCTGGAATTAGCTAAACACGCCCAACAACGGGCATTAAGTGTATTTAATTGGGATAAGGTAGCCGAGGAACATGTAAGGGTTTTCAGCGAGAACTAA
- a CDS encoding SDR family oxidoreductase: MKKKIYIAGSGGMLGEAFYRIFKKDYELKCTDKDVNEPWLDFLDFRDFNNYRKEVAEFNPDYLFHLGALTNLEECELNPDNTYLTNTTSVENAVLLANELNIPILYISTAGIFDGKKDFYDDWDEPNPLGHYARSKYMGERYVRENANKYIICRAGWMMGGGPKKDKKFINKIIKQLASGKRDLYIVNDKDGTPTFTVDFAKNVKLLMENEYWGLYNLVCKGETSRREVAEEIVSILGLQSEVTIHEVSSDYFKETYFAPRPPSERLINKKLELRNINVMRDWRIALRDYINDYYSDYLADKIDDGKEVSITLKSAV; the protein is encoded by the coding sequence ATGAAGAAAAAAATTTATATCGCCGGTTCAGGTGGGATGCTCGGTGAAGCTTTTTACCGGATATTCAAAAAAGATTATGAGCTGAAATGTACAGATAAAGATGTTAACGAACCCTGGCTGGATTTTTTAGACTTCCGCGACTTTAACAACTACAGAAAAGAGGTAGCAGAATTTAACCCCGATTATCTTTTTCACCTTGGCGCCCTTACTAATCTGGAAGAGTGTGAATTGAACCCTGACAATACTTATTTAACAAATACAACTTCTGTTGAAAATGCTGTTCTGCTTGCTAATGAACTGAATATACCCATATTATATATAAGTACAGCAGGCATTTTTGATGGTAAGAAGGACTTTTACGATGATTGGGATGAACCTAATCCGCTTGGGCATTATGCACGCTCTAAATATATGGGTGAGCGTTATGTACGCGAAAACGCCAATAAATACATCATATGCCGTGCAGGCTGGATGATGGGAGGCGGCCCTAAAAAGGATAAAAAGTTCATTAACAAAATCATTAAACAATTAGCGAGTGGAAAAAGAGACCTTTACATTGTAAACGATAAAGACGGTACACCTACATTTACTGTAGACTTTGCGAAAAACGTAAAGTTATTAATGGAAAATGAGTATTGGGGCTTATACAACTTGGTATGTAAAGGCGAAACCAGCAGGCGTGAAGTAGCCGAAGAAATTGTAAGCATATTAGGTTTACAGAGCGAGGTTACCATACACGAAGTATCTTCAGATTACTTTAAAGAAACTTATTTCGCTCCGCGGCCTCCGTCTGAGCGATTGATCAATAAAAAACTTGAACTACGCAATATCAATGTAATGCGCGATTGGCGTATTGCTTTACGCGATTACATTAATGATTATTATTCTGACTATCTTGCAGACAAAATTGATGATGGAAAAGAAGTTTCCATTACTTTGAAATCTGCAGTCTGA
- a CDS encoding glycosyltransferase family 4 protein: MNILVVNWTWYPSGGDWTYVDFITKLYQEKGHHIVPFSMTDSRNYPTIYDKYFINKIDYKQLNRSNIIEGVNVIAKSIYSTEAKNNLKKLLSEVKIDFAHINVIHHYITPVILKVLKEHNIPIIWTLHEYTPICPESTFISHGKVCERCYGGKFYNCITHKCKKGSIAASTVAALENYVNGYLNYYKYVDHYICPSNFSYNKFKQFNFFEDKLTPLYHGYDYSEIEKVKSGNEIKSVNERYIIFVGRLEKIKGIATVLKAMVNNPDLHLKIVGTGTQEQELKTFAAQNSLKHVEFTGKKSKIETLDLINGAEFLICPSEWYEVLGFTAVEAMALQKPVIGSKMGAITEMVIDGETGYLFDPGNAEQLSEKIKSLYNKPDLIKQMGINAEKHIRKLINTERHYEGLKKLVPAL; encoded by the coding sequence TTGAATATTCTCGTTGTTAACTGGACATGGTACCCCAGCGGAGGTGATTGGACCTATGTAGATTTTATTACAAAACTGTATCAGGAAAAAGGACACCACATTGTCCCATTTTCTATGACAGACAGCAGAAACTACCCTACCATATATGATAAATACTTTATTAATAAAATAGATTATAAGCAGCTCAACCGTTCAAATATAATTGAGGGAGTAAATGTCATCGCTAAAAGCATCTATTCTACCGAAGCAAAAAACAACCTCAAAAAACTACTATCTGAGGTTAAAATTGATTTCGCCCACATTAATGTAATACATCATTACATTACGCCTGTTATACTTAAAGTATTAAAGGAACACAATATTCCGATTATCTGGACACTGCATGAGTACACCCCTATCTGTCCTGAAAGCACATTTATAAGCCACGGCAAAGTATGCGAACGTTGTTATGGCGGTAAGTTTTATAATTGCATAACGCATAAATGTAAAAAGGGCTCCATTGCAGCAAGTACGGTAGCAGCGTTAGAAAACTATGTAAACGGCTACCTTAATTATTATAAATACGTAGACCATTATATCTGCCCTTCAAATTTCAGTTACAATAAGTTTAAGCAGTTTAATTTTTTTGAAGATAAACTGACACCACTCTATCACGGGTATGATTACAGCGAGATTGAAAAGGTAAAATCAGGCAACGAAATTAAGAGCGTAAACGAGCGTTATATCATTTTTGTGGGCCGCTTAGAAAAGATAAAAGGTATAGCCACGGTACTAAAAGCAATGGTAAACAATCCGGATCTGCATTTGAAGATAGTAGGAACAGGCACCCAGGAGCAGGAATTAAAAACATTTGCGGCACAGAATAGTTTAAAGCACGTTGAATTCACCGGTAAAAAAAGCAAGATAGAAACCCTGGACCTGATAAACGGTGCCGAGTTTTTAATTTGCCCGTCAGAGTGGTACGAGGTGCTTGGTTTTACCGCAGTTGAAGCTATGGCTTTGCAAAAACCTGTTATTGGATCAAAAATGGGTGCCATCACGGAAATGGTGATTGATGGCGAAACCGGCTATTTATTTGATCCGGGCAACGCTGAGCAACTGTCAGAAAAAATCAAAAGCCTGTACAATAAACCGGATTTGATTAAGCAAATGGGCATTAATGCTGAAAAACATATAAGAAAATTAATTAACACTGAACGACACTACGAGGGGCTTAAAAAGCTTGTTCCGGCGTTATAA